The Miscanthus floridulus cultivar M001 chromosome 17, ASM1932011v1, whole genome shotgun sequence genome has a window encoding:
- the LOC136518044 gene encoding metallothionein-like protein 2C: protein MSCCNGNCGCGSVCQCGSGCGGCKMSPDVETTATVGIKPMVLAAPTTKASAGGFEAATEGGGCDCNTCKCGTSCGCTCCSCN from the exons ATGTCTTGCTGCAACGGAAACTGCGGGTGCGGCTCCGTCTGCCAGTGCGGCAGCGGGTGCGGCGG CTGCAAGATGTCCCCTGACGTGGAGACCACCGCCACCGTCGGCATCAAGCCCATGGTGCTCGCTGCTCCGACCACCAAGGCCAGCGCCGGCGGGTTCGAGGCGGCCACCGAGGGTGGCGGCTGCGACTGCAACACCTGCAAGTGCGGCACCAGCTGCGGCTGCACCTGCTGCAGCTGCAACTGA